In one Pseudomonas hydrolytica genomic region, the following are encoded:
- the nth gene encoding endonuclease III, giving the protein MNAAKRLEIFRRLHEDNPEPKTELAYSTPFELLVAVTLSAQATDVSVNKATAKLFPVANTPEAIYALGVEGLSEYIKTIGLYNSKAKNVIEACRILIEKHGSQVPDNREDLEALPGVGRKTANVVLNTAFRQLAMAVDTHIFRVSNRTGIAPGKNVVEVEKKLLKFVPKDYLLDAHHWLILHGRYVCTARKPRCGACRIEDLCEYKAKTSDD; this is encoded by the coding sequence ATGAACGCCGCCAAACGCCTGGAAATCTTCCGCCGCCTGCACGAGGACAACCCCGAGCCGAAGACCGAGCTGGCCTACAGCACGCCGTTCGAGCTGCTGGTAGCCGTGACGCTATCGGCCCAGGCCACCGACGTCAGCGTCAACAAGGCCACGGCCAAGCTGTTCCCGGTGGCCAATACGCCGGAGGCCATCTACGCCCTGGGCGTCGAGGGACTTTCCGAGTACATCAAGACCATCGGCCTGTACAACAGCAAGGCGAAGAACGTCATCGAGGCCTGCCGCATCCTCATCGAGAAACACGGCAGTCAGGTGCCGGACAACCGCGAGGACCTCGAAGCCCTGCCCGGCGTCGGCCGCAAGACTGCCAACGTGGTGCTCAATACGGCTTTTCGCCAGCTGGCCATGGCCGTGGACACGCACATCTTCCGCGTCAGCAACCGCACCGGCATCGCGCCGGGCAAGAACGTGGTCGAGGTGGAGAAGAAGCTGCTCAAGTTCGTGCCCAAGGATTATCTGCTCGACGCCCACCACTGGCTGATCCTGCACGGACGCTACGTCTGCACCGCACGCAAACCGCGCTGTGGCGCCTGCCGCATCGAGGATCTGTGCGAGTACAAGGCCAAGACTTCCGACGATTGA